A window of Sinorhizobium fredii USDA 257 genomic DNA:
GGATCGCATAGAGCTGCCGCTTGTTCTGATAGGCGATCGCGGCGATCTCGGCCGGTACGGTGAACACGACATGGAAGTACGGTACCGGCAACAGATCGGCCTGGCGGTCGGTAAGCCAGCGATCGCGCGTGGCACCCTGGCATTTGGGGCAATGGCGGTTGCGGCAGGAGTTGTAGGCGACGCGGCTCAAGGCGCAGTCGTCGCAGGTCTCGACATGGCCGCCGAGCGCCGCCGTCCGGCACAGCGCGATCGCCGCCATGACGCGGCGTTCCCCCCGGCCGAGACGACCGTCATGGGTA
This region includes:
- a CDS encoding IS91 family transposase, giving the protein MRPALEVADIFRRHGPAYRRTHDGRLGRGERRVMAAIALCRTAALGGHVETCDDCALSRVAYNSCRNRHCPKCQGATRDRWLTDRQADLLPVPYFHVVFTVPAEIAAIAYQNKRQLYAI